One Bartonella kosoyi DNA segment encodes these proteins:
- the fabA gene encoding 3-hydroxyacyl-[acyl-carrier-protein] dehydratase FabA — MAEQKSRYTYEELLSCARGEMFGKGNAQLPAPPMLMIDRITQISETGGKYDKGMVRAEFDITPDHWFFNCHFIGDPVMPGCLGLDGMWQLTGFFLGWLGEPGKGRAISTGEVKLSGMVTPQTKLLEYGIDFKRIRRGNLVLGIADGWLKANGETIYKANDLRVALFKED, encoded by the coding sequence ATGGCTGAACAAAAGTCTCGCTACACTTATGAAGAGCTTCTAAGCTGCGCTCGCGGCGAAATGTTTGGTAAGGGTAATGCGCAATTGCCGGCACCGCCAATGTTGATGATTGATCGAATCACTCAAATCAGTGAAACTGGTGGAAAATACGATAAAGGAATGGTTCGTGCCGAATTTGATATTACGCCAGACCACTGGTTCTTTAATTGTCACTTTATAGGTGATCCCGTTATGCCAGGATGTCTTGGATTGGATGGTATGTGGCAATTAACAGGTTTTTTTCTTGGTTGGTTGGGAGAACCAGGGAAAGGGAGAGCGATATCAACAGGTGAAGTAAAATTATCAGGTATGGTAACACCACAAACCAAACTTCTTGAATATGGAATAGATTTCAAGCGTATTCGACGGGGAAATTTAGTCTTGGGAATAGCTGACGGATGGCTAAAAGCAAATGGAGAAACTATTTATAAAGCGAATGATTTGCGTGTTGCTTTATTCAAAGAAGATTGA
- a CDS encoding SH3 domain-containing protein has translation MQNSRWFRILMLACILTKVIVLSSPRLLHAQTLNQNLGPSGLPLPRFASIKPTRVNVRVGPGSNYSIIFTYKKKGLPIEIIQEYDQWRKIRDAEGDEGWVYQSLLSGKRTAITIPWQKDKTKRLMLRKKPTDNSELVAEVEPNVIGNIHQCDGQWCEITLNNVHGWLHQPQLWGIYPDEKIKGW, from the coding sequence GTGCAAAATTCTCGTTGGTTTCGCATTTTAATGCTTGCATGTATCTTAACAAAAGTCATTGTATTGAGTTCACCACGTTTGTTACACGCACAAACCCTTAATCAAAATTTAGGACCTAGTGGTTTACCGCTTCCGCGATTTGCTTCGATTAAACCTACTCGTGTTAATGTCCGTGTTGGGCCAGGAAGCAACTATTCCATCATTTTTACCTACAAAAAGAAGGGACTACCTATTGAAATCATCCAAGAATATGATCAATGGCGCAAAATTCGTGATGCAGAAGGCGATGAAGGCTGGGTATATCAATCGCTTTTATCAGGAAAGCGAACGGCTATAACTATTCCATGGCAAAAAGATAAAACAAAAAGGCTAATGCTACGAAAAAAACCCACCGATAATTCAGAACTTGTTGCAGAAGTAGAGCCTAATGTCATTGGCAATATCCACCAATGTGATGGACAATGGTGCGAAATCACTCTTAATAATGTGCATGGATGGCTTCATCAACCTCAATTATGGGGGATTTATCCTGATGAAAAAATAAAAGGCTGGTGA
- the fabB gene encoding beta-ketoacyl-ACP synthase I, which produces MRRVVVTGMGIVSAIGNDPQAVLTSLREAKSGISYAPQYAELGFRSRVYGKPDINIEERVDRRALRFHGRGTAWNHIAMDQAIADAGLEPHEVSNEHTGIIMGSGGASTQSIVEAADITRQKGPKRVGPFVVPKAMSSTASATLATFFKIKGVNYSISSACATSNHCIGNAYEMIQYGKQDRVFAGGCEDLDWTLSVLFDAMGAMSSRYNDIPHKASRAYDVNRDGFVIAGGAGVLVLEELECAKARGAKIYGEIVGYGATSDGHDMVAPSGEGAERCMRMALTKVHDKIDYINPHATATPVGDPPEIEAIRRIFGAGDQCPPISATKSLTGHSLGAAGVHEAIYTLLMMNHNFICESAHIEELDPAFADMPIVRERRDHQQLNTVLSNTFGFGGTNATLIFQRYV; this is translated from the coding sequence ATGCGTCGTGTTGTTGTAACCGGAATGGGAATTGTTTCCGCGATTGGGAATGACCCCCAAGCCGTTTTAACCAGTTTACGTGAAGCAAAATCCGGAATTTCTTACGCGCCTCAATATGCTGAGTTAGGCTTTCGTAGCAGAGTTTACGGTAAACCTGATATTAATATAGAAGAACGCGTTGACCGACGTGCTTTACGTTTTCATGGACGTGGAACAGCCTGGAATCATATCGCCATGGATCAAGCAATTGCTGATGCTGGTTTAGAGCCTCACGAAGTATCAAACGAACACACAGGAATTATTATGGGTTCTGGAGGTGCTTCAACGCAGTCAATCGTAGAAGCAGCCGATATTACACGCCAAAAGGGTCCAAAACGTGTTGGGCCTTTTGTTGTGCCTAAAGCAATGAGTTCTACAGCATCTGCAACACTGGCAACTTTTTTTAAAATAAAAGGGGTCAACTATTCAATCTCTTCAGCTTGTGCTACCTCCAATCATTGTATTGGGAATGCTTATGAAATGATCCAATATGGTAAACAGGACCGTGTCTTTGCCGGTGGCTGCGAAGATTTGGATTGGACTCTCTCTGTTTTATTTGATGCTATGGGCGCTATGTCTAGCCGATATAATGACATCCCTCATAAAGCTTCACGGGCCTATGATGTTAATCGTGATGGATTTGTTATTGCTGGAGGTGCTGGCGTTTTAGTCCTTGAAGAACTAGAATGCGCTAAAGCCCGTGGAGCAAAAATCTACGGAGAAATCGTTGGGTATGGTGCGACATCCGATGGACATGATATGGTTGCACCATCAGGAGAGGGAGCAGAACGATGCATGCGCATGGCCCTTACAAAAGTCCACGATAAAATTGATTATATTAATCCCCATGCAACAGCAACACCTGTTGGGGATCCTCCTGAAATAGAAGCTATCCGCCGTATTTTTGGAGCAGGTGATCAGTGCCCCCCCATTTCTGCTACCAAATCTCTAACAGGCCATTCCTTAGGCGCCGCAGGTGTTCACGAAGCAATCTATACATTGTTAATGATGAACCATAATTTTATCTGTGAAAGTGCCCATATTGAAGAACTTGATCCAGCTTTTGCGGATATGCCAATTGTTCGTGAACGACGCGATCATCAACAACTGAATACCGTATTGTCAAATACTTTTGGCTTTGGCGGTACCAATGCAACGCTTATTTTTCAACGCTATGTATAA
- the rpsU gene encoding 30S ribosomal protein S21, which produces MQVLVRDNNVDQALRALKKKMQREGIFREMKMRSYYEKPSERRAREKAEAIRRTRKLARKRAQREGFVSNGRAGAMK; this is translated from the coding sequence GTGCAAGTACTCGTTCGTGATAATAATGTTGACCAAGCGCTGCGCGCGTTGAAAAAAAAGATGCAGCGTGAAGGTATCTTCCGTGAAATGAAAATGCGTAGTTATTATGAAAAGCCATCTGAAAGACGTGCTCGTGAAAAAGCTGAGGCTATTCGTCGTACACGTAAGCTTGCTCGTAAACGTGCGCAAAGGGAAGGTTTTGTGAGTAACGGACGAGCTGGTGCGATGAAGTGA
- the cyoA gene encoding ubiquinol oxidase subunit II: MKSFVRQLEMLVILGGALLLSGCKMDVLQPSGYVARQQLILIVACVVVMLCVVIPVMVSVVFLAIKYRASNTKANYSPDWAHSNKIEAVMWGIPIVIVMVLGSLTAYYTYKLEPAKPLPVEVVGEGEPLQIDAVALDWKWVFIYPQYGVASINEIYAPERRQVLLQLTSENSVNAFWVPKLGTVLYSMPQMNAKLHLIAEEQGVFNGTSANYSGDGFSGMRFKWHSVSSQDFEDWIVKARANGRALDRKSYRQLSIAPRMGDIAAKEKDAEVRYFAPVEQRLYYRIVNRCVDENTVCNEDLMKRAAAQTLWGALCSVFDPDVI, translated from the coding sequence ATGAAAAGCTTTGTTAGACAATTAGAAATGCTTGTGATTTTAGGGGGAGCGCTGCTTTTGTCTGGTTGTAAAATGGATGTCCTTCAACCGTCAGGTTACGTAGCACGTCAACAGCTCATTTTGATTGTTGCTTGTGTGGTTGTTATGCTTTGCGTTGTCATTCCAGTTATGGTGAGTGTGGTATTTTTAGCGATAAAATATCGTGCATCGAATACGAAAGCGAACTATTCTCCTGATTGGGCGCATTCAAATAAAATTGAAGCTGTAATGTGGGGTATCCCAATTGTAATTGTAATGGTTTTGGGCTCATTAACGGCTTATTATACCTATAAGCTTGAGCCTGCAAAGCCTCTTCCAGTAGAGGTTGTGGGTGAAGGGGAGCCATTGCAGATTGATGCTGTCGCTCTTGATTGGAAATGGGTTTTTATTTATCCTCAATATGGTGTTGCATCGATTAATGAAATTTACGCGCCTGAAAGACGTCAAGTTTTATTGCAATTGACGTCAGAAAATTCTGTCAATGCCTTTTGGGTTCCTAAATTGGGTACAGTTCTTTACTCTATGCCACAGATGAATGCTAAGTTGCATTTGATCGCTGAAGAACAGGGAGTATTCAATGGGACCTCAGCAAATTATAGCGGTGATGGTTTTTCAGGGATGCGGTTTAAGTGGCACTCTGTGTCTTCGCAGGATTTTGAAGATTGGATTGTAAAAGCTCGGGCTAATGGTCGAGCGCTTGATCGTAAATCTTATCGTCAACTTTCTATTGCGCCTCGTATGGGTGATATTGCTGCGAAGGAAAAAGATGCTGAAGTGCGTTATTTTGCACCTGTTGAGCAGCGACTTTACTATCGTATTGTTAATCGGTGTGTCGATGAAAATACGGTATGTAATGAAGATTTAATGAAACGTGCAGCTGCTCAGACACTGTGGGGTGCATTGTGTTCAGTATTTGATCCTGATGTTATTTAA
- the gpsA gene encoding NAD(P)H-dependent glycerol-3-phosphate dehydrogenase, with protein sequence MKTIAMTVIGAGSFGTALAIALARNGHNVLLWGYNSQHIKKLQEQRCNQVYLPDVRFPENLFLEASLETAITASDNILIAVPSHVFHQVLYNIEPYLDQHSRVIWATKGLEHGTGRFLQEVAREILGEKIPLAVFSGPTFAKELAIGWPTAMTIAASNVEFGKELQQLFHCDKSFRVYKSSDMIGVQLGGAVKNVIAIGAGISDGMGFGANARIALITRGLAEISRLGSTMGAELSTFMGMTGLGDLVLTCTDNQSRNRRFGILLGKGIDIKKAEKQIGQVVEGYLNTKEVYTLAQRIGVEMPIVEQIYQILYCGKNITEAANTLLSRTLKDEI encoded by the coding sequence ATGAAAACCATTGCAATGACAGTTATTGGTGCTGGTTCTTTTGGTACTGCATTAGCGATTGCTCTTGCTCGTAATGGTCATAATGTTTTACTTTGGGGATATAATTCTCAACACATCAAAAAATTACAAGAACAACGTTGTAATCAAGTATATTTACCTGATGTTCGATTTCCTGAAAATTTATTCCTTGAAGCGTCGCTTGAAACTGCAATAACAGCAAGTGATAATATACTAATCGCTGTTCCAAGCCATGTATTTCATCAAGTGTTGTATAATATTGAACCTTATTTGGATCAACATTCACGTGTTATTTGGGCAACGAAGGGCTTAGAACATGGTACAGGACGTTTTTTACAAGAAGTTGCTCGTGAGATTTTAGGTGAAAAAATTCCTTTAGCTGTTTTTTCTGGACCAACTTTTGCTAAAGAACTCGCTATTGGTTGGCCTACTGCAATGACGATAGCAGCTTCTAATGTTGAGTTTGGTAAAGAATTGCAGCAACTTTTTCATTGTGACAAAAGTTTTAGAGTTTATAAAAGCTCAGATATGATTGGTGTTCAATTAGGGGGAGCCGTCAAAAATGTTATTGCTATTGGTGCAGGAATATCAGATGGCATGGGTTTTGGGGCAAATGCACGAATAGCTCTCATCACACGAGGATTAGCTGAAATCAGTCGTTTAGGGAGTACTATGGGGGCTGAGCTTTCCACATTTATGGGAATGACAGGCTTAGGTGATCTGGTTTTGACATGTACTGATAATCAGTCACGTAATCGCCGTTTTGGAATACTTCTTGGTAAAGGAATAGATATAAAAAAAGCAGAGAAACAAATTGGTCAGGTTGTGGAAGGGTACTTAAATACCAAGGAAGTATATACATTAGCACAACGTATTGGGGTAGAAATGCCTATTGTAGAACAAATTTATCAAATTCTCTATTGCGGTAAAAACATAACTGAAGCGGCTAACACATTACTAAGCCGCACTCTCAAGGACGAAATATAA
- the irrA gene encoding iron response transcriptional regulator IrrA, which yields MSGNADNLDMNEGKQSTKECGESVQYYSASMLEKRLRKNGLRPTRQRLELAHMIFSEGNRHITAEELYEEAVRAGVPVSLATVYNTLHQFTEAGLLRIIAVEGSKTWFDTNTSDHYHFYIEGENHILDIPCNLEELPIIGNLPTPPEGMEISHVDLIVRLKPKSQSCGRE from the coding sequence ATGTCAGGGAATGCAGACAATTTAGATATGAATGAAGGGAAACAGTCCACAAAAGAATGTGGAGAAAGTGTTCAGTATTATTCCGCTTCTATGTTAGAAAAACGTTTGCGTAAAAATGGTTTGCGTCCAACGCGTCAGAGATTAGAACTTGCACATATGATTTTTTCTGAAGGAAATCGTCATATTACGGCTGAAGAGCTCTATGAGGAAGCGGTGAGGGCAGGTGTTCCTGTATCCTTAGCAACGGTCTACAATACGCTTCATCAATTTACCGAAGCGGGATTGTTACGGATTATTGCCGTAGAGGGTTCGAAGACTTGGTTTGATACGAATACCTCTGATCACTACCATTTTTATATAGAAGGTGAAAATCATATTCTTGATATTCCTTGCAATTTGGAAGAATTGCCCATTATTGGAAATTTGCCTACACCACCAGAAGGTATGGAAATTTCACATGTTGATTTAATCGTGCGATTAAAACCCAAAAGTCAATCTTGTGGTAGGGAGTAG
- the fabI gene encoding enoyl-ACP reductase FabI, which translates to MKGLMEGKRGLIMGIANDHSIAWGIACQLAQAGAELALTYQGDAFGKRVQPLADKLGCKLVLECDVEKIENVDDVFEKLEKEWKTIDFIVHAIGFSDKNQLKGRYVDVTTRENFQRTMVISAYSFTEIAQRAEKLMPHGGALLTLTYGASQQVVPNYNIMGVAKAALEAMVRYLAADFGPQNIRVNAISAGPVRTLAGNGIAAARAIFSHQRRNAPLRRTVNIHEIGKSALYLLSDLSSGVTGEIHYVDSGYNIMSMPILEELKKTEDSQEG; encoded by the coding sequence ATGAAAGGTTTGATGGAGGGCAAACGCGGCCTTATTATGGGAATTGCGAATGACCATTCAATTGCTTGGGGAATTGCCTGTCAACTCGCACAAGCAGGAGCTGAATTAGCCTTAACTTATCAAGGAGATGCTTTCGGAAAACGTGTGCAGCCTCTAGCTGATAAGCTTGGCTGCAAATTAGTTCTAGAGTGTGATGTTGAAAAAATTGAAAATGTTGACGACGTCTTTGAGAAACTTGAAAAAGAATGGAAAACGATTGATTTTATTGTCCATGCTATTGGTTTTTCAGATAAAAATCAGCTAAAAGGGCGTTACGTTGATGTTACAACACGTGAAAACTTTCAACGTACAATGGTTATTTCAGCTTATTCCTTTACTGAAATTGCTCAGCGTGCGGAGAAGCTTATGCCTCATGGAGGGGCACTTTTAACCCTTACTTATGGCGCCTCACAGCAAGTTGTCCCTAACTATAATATCATGGGAGTTGCTAAAGCTGCTTTAGAAGCTATGGTTCGTTATTTAGCGGCAGACTTTGGTCCGCAAAATATCCGCGTCAATGCAATTTCAGCTGGTCCTGTTAGAACCTTAGCGGGTAATGGTATTGCAGCTGCGCGTGCAATATTTTCACACCAACGACGTAATGCCCCATTACGTCGTACCGTGAATATTCATGAAATTGGAAAGTCCGCGCTTTATCTCCTCTCTGACTTATCATCAGGCGTTACAGGTGAAATCCACTATGTTGATTCGGGCTATAATATCATGTCTATGCCAATACTTGAAGAATTGAAAAAAACTGAAGACTCCCAAGAAGGATAA
- the cyoD gene encoding cytochrome o ubiquinol oxidase subunit IV, whose product MSMQNETHSPSTGSYLVGFILAVFFTLGSFIPVMYGMMESWAISTKVAYLIGMAIIQIIVQIVFFLHLNSGPDAKWNLSALWFAAICVFVIIGGTWWAISHLNYNMMGGSGRVIEPEISRMDGSSVSGQLSNKDISVRKQSEKILNSEISMEQIPSMQAPVDQAPGSEMPIEQVPSMQAPVDQAPGSEMPMEQVPSMQTPVDQAPGSEMPMEQVPSMQTPVDQAPGSEMPMEQVPSMQTPVDQAPGSEMPMEQVPSMQTPVE is encoded by the coding sequence ATGAGCATGCAAAATGAAACACATAGTCCCAGTACTGGTTCCTATTTGGTCGGTTTTATTCTGGCTGTATTTTTCACTTTGGGTTCTTTTATTCCTGTAATGTATGGAATGATGGAAAGTTGGGCAATTAGTACAAAGGTTGCGTATCTTATTGGGATGGCAATTATTCAAATTATAGTACAAATTGTTTTCTTTTTACACTTGAACTCTGGTCCAGATGCCAAGTGGAATTTAAGCGCTTTATGGTTTGCTGCTATTTGCGTTTTTGTTATTATTGGAGGTACATGGTGGGCTATTTCCCATTTGAATTATAATATGATGGGTGGTTCAGGACGTGTTATTGAACCAGAAATATCAAGAATGGATGGTTCTTCAGTATCTGGGCAGTTATCAAACAAAGATATATCTGTAAGAAAACAGTCAGAAAAGATACTGAACTCAGAAATTTCCATGGAGCAAATTCCAAGTATGCAGGCTCCTGTAGATCAAGCGCCTGGCTCAGAAATGCCGATAGAACAAGTTCCAAGTATGCAGGCTCCTGTAGATCAAGCGCCTGGCTCAGAAATGCCGATGGAACAAGTTCCAAGTATGCAGACTCCTGTAGATCAAGCGCCTGGCTCAGAAATGCCGATGGAACAAGTTCCAAGTATGCAGACTCCTGTAGATCAAGCGCCTGGTTCAGAAATGCCGATGGAACAAGTTCCAAGTATGCAGACTCCTGTAGATCAAGCGCCTGGTTCAGAAATGCCGATGGAACAAGTTCCAAGTATGCAGACTCCTGTAGAATAG
- a CDS encoding cytochrome (ubi)quinol oxidase subunit III: protein MSAVTMNNASTVDKLHHDSSSVMTFGFWVYILSDLILFSTLFSSFAVFSASYGGGKAGNEFIDLKFVLVETAFLLFSSVTYGFAMVQAHKNNISGVRLWMAITFIFGCCFIGMELYEFHELLSEVFYYDPNAYAGIDPATGLQLFGREILSAYWSAFFALVGTHGLHVSVGLLWMVVMFFHLRRNGLDQNNKTRLACLSIFWHLLDIVWVGVFTMVYLLGAL, encoded by the coding sequence ATGAGTGCAGTAACAATGAATAATGCGAGTACTGTGGATAAACTTCACCACGATAGTAGCTCGGTCATGACGTTTGGTTTTTGGGTCTATATTCTTTCAGACTTGATCCTGTTTTCGACACTTTTTTCAAGTTTTGCTGTCTTTTCTGCTTCTTATGGGGGCGGTAAAGCGGGCAATGAATTTATAGATTTAAAGTTTGTTTTAGTTGAGACTGCTTTCTTATTGTTTTCATCCGTTACTTATGGTTTTGCAATGGTACAAGCACATAAAAATAACATCAGTGGTGTGCGTTTATGGATGGCCATTACTTTTATATTTGGGTGTTGCTTCATTGGTATGGAACTTTATGAATTTCATGAATTATTGAGTGAGGTCTTTTATTATGATCCAAATGCTTATGCGGGTATCGATCCTGCAACAGGTTTACAGCTTTTTGGTCGGGAAATTCTCTCTGCTTATTGGTCAGCATTCTTTGCTTTGGTTGGCACCCATGGACTTCACGTAAGTGTTGGTCTTCTTTGGATGGTTGTGATGTTTTTTCATCTTCGTCGTAATGGTTTGGATCAGAATAATAAAACACGTTTAGCATGCCTTTCCATTTTTTGGCATTTACTTGATATTGTATGGGTTGGTGTTTTCACCATGGTTTATCTATTAGGAGCGTTGTGA
- the cyoB gene encoding cytochrome o ubiquinol oxidase subunit I produces MFGRLTDPTAGAFHALAHEPIVLYTCIAIVVIGLVAVLALTALGWWGVLWRNWITTVDHKRIGIMYIILGIIMLVRGFADALMMRTHQALALGSETAGYLPPEHFDQIFSAHGTIMIFFMATPILFGLFNYLIPLQIGARDVAFPFANNLGFWITAAGAILINISLGVGNFGRGGWLMYPPFTELQTSPDTGVDYYLWSLQLSGIATTMGAVNFVATMIKMRAPGMTMMRMPVFCWSAFVSNVLILVIYPVLTVAFALLACDRYLSMNFFTNVGGGNPMVWINYVWVFGHPEVYVLVVPAFGIVSEVVSTFSSKRLFGYTSMIWAMVVILILSLLVWGHHFFTMGGGEAVNTFFSIATMIIAVPTGVKVFNWLLTMYRGRIRFEPPMLWCMGMIFTFVGGGLTGVLLSIVPADWQFHNSLFLIAHFHHTIIGGVVFAYLAGLAFWFPKVFGYKPNRILGIASFWCWFIGFYLAFFPVYALGLMGATRRLQHYMEPSWQPMFVIAALGAFIILLGILCFVLQVVLAIWYGIKHKGHLPVTLNDSWGDARTLEWFTSSPPPAYNFALLPEIKSDDAYWNMKKSGYQRPTSGFTKIHMPSNTSAGIIAGFFSLVVGFALVWHIWWLVAIGLVGFVATLVCHSLTGDHHGYYIPAEEVQKTEDAFTAVLKEQGVTV; encoded by the coding sequence ATGTTTGGAAGACTTACAGATCCTACGGCAGGTGCTTTTCATGCGCTTGCACATGAACCAATCGTTTTGTATACATGTATCGCGATTGTTGTGATTGGTTTAGTTGCTGTTCTTGCTTTAACAGCGCTTGGGTGGTGGGGAGTTTTATGGCGAAATTGGATTACAACTGTTGATCATAAACGCATTGGTATTATGTATATAATTCTTGGAATTATTATGCTTGTTCGCGGTTTTGCGGACGCACTTATGATGCGAACGCATCAAGCTTTAGCTCTTGGGAGTGAAACAGCGGGTTATTTACCCCCTGAGCATTTTGATCAAATTTTTTCGGCGCATGGCACGATCATGATTTTTTTCATGGCTACGCCCATTTTATTTGGTCTTTTCAATTATCTTATACCGCTTCAAATTGGTGCGCGTGATGTTGCTTTTCCCTTTGCAAATAATCTAGGTTTTTGGATTACGGCTGCAGGAGCCATTTTGATTAATATATCACTAGGTGTTGGTAATTTTGGCCGTGGTGGTTGGCTTATGTATCCACCTTTTACAGAGTTGCAAACGAGTCCAGATACAGGGGTAGACTATTATTTATGGTCACTTCAGCTTTCTGGTATTGCGACAACTATGGGGGCAGTCAATTTTGTTGCAACAATGATTAAGATGCGTGCTCCTGGAATGACAATGATGAGAATGCCTGTTTTTTGTTGGAGCGCTTTTGTCAGTAATGTCCTTATTTTAGTTATTTATCCCGTCTTAACCGTAGCTTTTGCACTTTTGGCCTGTGATCGTTATCTGAGCATGAATTTCTTTACCAATGTTGGTGGCGGAAATCCAATGGTATGGATTAACTATGTTTGGGTTTTTGGTCATCCTGAGGTTTATGTTTTGGTTGTTCCTGCTTTTGGGATTGTTTCTGAGGTTGTATCAACTTTTTCCTCGAAACGCCTTTTTGGTTATACTTCTATGATATGGGCTATGGTGGTTATTTTGATTCTTTCGCTTCTTGTTTGGGGACATCATTTCTTCACAATGGGTGGCGGTGAAGCTGTAAATACCTTCTTTAGTATCGCAACGATGATTATTGCCGTTCCAACAGGTGTAAAAGTTTTCAATTGGTTGCTCACAATGTATAGAGGAAGGATACGCTTTGAACCTCCAATGCTGTGGTGCATGGGCATGATCTTTACCTTTGTTGGTGGTGGATTAACCGGTGTTTTATTATCGATTGTGCCTGCTGATTGGCAGTTTCATAATTCGCTGTTTTTGATAGCGCATTTTCACCATACGATTATCGGAGGCGTTGTTTTTGCTTATCTAGCTGGGCTTGCTTTTTGGTTTCCAAAAGTTTTTGGTTATAAACCAAATCGCATACTAGGGATTGCATCTTTCTGGTGTTGGTTTATTGGTTTTTATCTTGCCTTTTTCCCTGTTTATGCCCTTGGTTTAATGGGAGCAACGCGTCGTCTTCAGCATTACATGGAACCTAGTTGGCAACCAATGTTTGTTATTGCTGCTTTAGGTGCTTTTATTATTTTACTTGGTATCCTTTGTTTTGTGTTACAGGTTGTTTTGGCAATTTGGTACGGTATTAAGCATAAAGGTCACTTACCGGTAACGTTAAATGATTCTTGGGGTGATGCACGGACACTGGAATGGTTTACCTCTTCACCGCCTCCTGCTTATAATTTTGCTCTTCTCCCAGAGATAAAGTCTGATGATGCTTATTGGAATATGAAGAAAAGTGGTTATCAACGCCCGACAAGTGGATTTACAAAAATTCATATGCCATCGAATACATCTGCTGGAATTATTGCTGGCTTCTTCTCGTTAGTTGTTGGCTTCGCGCTTGTTTGGCATATTTGGTGGCTTGTTGCGATCGGACTGGTTGGTTTTGTTGCAACGCTTGTGTGTCATTCATTAACAGGTGATCACCATGGTTATTATATTCCAGCTGAAGAAGTACAAAAAACTGAAGATGCCTTTACAGCTGTTCTTAAAGAACAAGGAGTGACAGTATGA
- the aroQ gene encoding type II 3-dehydroquinate dehydratase: MSVMITILNGPNLNFLGQREPKIYGTETLKDIEKSCREWAKRADVIINFYQSNYEGQLVEWIQEAIGLSSGLIINPAAYSHTSVALLDALKMFSGPKVEVHLSHIHQRETFRHHSYTSAGVDAIISGCGSDGYRFALEYIAKQLINCKR, encoded by the coding sequence ATGTCTGTTATGATAACGATTTTAAATGGTCCTAATTTAAATTTTCTGGGTCAACGTGAGCCAAAAATTTATGGAACTGAAACTCTAAAAGATATTGAAAAAAGTTGCAGAGAATGGGCGAAAAGAGCCGATGTTATCATCAATTTTTATCAAAGTAACTATGAGGGTCAGCTAGTAGAATGGATACAGGAAGCAATAGGGCTAAGTTCTGGATTGATCATCAACCCTGCGGCTTACAGTCATACATCTGTTGCGCTTCTTGATGCTCTAAAAATGTTTTCAGGTCCGAAAGTAGAAGTTCATTTATCCCATATTCATCAACGGGAAACTTTCCGTCACCATTCTTATACATCGGCAGGTGTAGACGCCATCATAAGTGGATGTGGAAGTGATGGATATCGGTTTGCGCTTGAATATATTGCAAAACAATTAATAAATTGTAAAAGGTGA